The Magnolia sinica isolate HGM2019 chromosome 9, MsV1, whole genome shotgun sequence sequence TATAAAAGCTCAGACaaactaatggatggattagatctcacaagTGTGTGCCATGCTCACACGTGTGTCATGTACGCGAGCTTTCTGGCACGTGTGTGCGCTTATCAAAGCTCAATATTCCCTCACTACAACACAAAGCAAGGGATCTCCTCATTTTTCATTATCATTTGTCTCAACCTACATACAACGcctaagattggaatataagggAATTTTCAATGTATTCAATGgagctaaatcctatgaaagacaACTCACTTCCCCCACCTCCCTTTCTACCATCAGCATCTATAAATCTTCATGCATCTTCTCATCTTTTGCATGCAAGCTCAAGCCCACCTACCTACTCAAAAACCACAGCCATAGACGTTTATACTCATTAATATATAGTATTGAAATCATGGTCGCTGGTACAGTGGGTCACGAAATCTTGTCTCCAATCTCACCATCGAGACTCTGGAAGGCAATGGTGAAGGATTCCCACAACCTCATGCCCAAGCTCATGCCTGAAATCATATCAAGCATTGTTGTTCTAGAAGGTGATGGTGGGGTCGGCACAATCAGACAGTCCAACTTCACCGATGGTAACTAACGTAAATTTTTTTTAGAACTTCATATGGCTTTAAACAAGTTCGATAACAGCGCATTAgacttcaattttattttttattttttttagaaaaaaatgtgTTTGTTTTCTTAATATGCAGCCATCAAGGACTTCAGCTACTGGAAGGACCGCATCGATGAGATCGACGACAGTAACCGTTTGTTCAAGTACTCAGTGATCGAAGGTGGCCTACTTGGGAAGAAAGTGAAATCAACTACATTTACTCTGGAGTTCAAAGATGGCATCAATGGCGGAAGTGTATGCAAGTTTCACGGAGAGTTTGAGACGGTAGAAGGTAACCTGCCTAAAGAAGATGAaactaaggagatgatgggaaaCATGGAGGGAATGTTCAAGGCAGTAGAAGGATATCTCATTGAAAATCCAAATGCATACATATAGCTTTGGTTGATTGTGAGGCTTTCACCTTTGATTTTGATTGATTGTTGAATAAGTTCCATTTCTTTGGACTGTGTTTGCATGGGAATAGAAAGCCCTTAGAGTTTGTTTTCAAATAGTAGTTAATGTCTTGCTAAATAATTGTTTTTGTTACTCTATATTGTGATTGTAGTGGTACATCACATCAAGTGAAAGAGTCTTAAACTTTTTAAGTTGAGCTTAACCTACAACACAATGTGtggctcccaccatgatgtgtacatgaaattcaatccatccatcaagtgttGCCCTTCATTTTCCACTTGGGTCCCAAAATTTGGATCCATTCATAATTCAGGTGGACACACAATAGAATAATTGGGTTGGGGATGCCAGTTATTATAAACCTTTCAGATTGTCTGTGGGGCCATCGTGTTTTGGATATACCATCCAATTCATTTTGAAGATGTGCCCCACTAGGATAATGagatgtgtaaaaaataaaatacaatacgtcacttcaaaactcaggtaggctacACTGATTTTAGAACCTTTAGGTATGTAtttacatggtgtggctcacctgagcattggatgggTCTTACTTGAGAACATGAGTCTCACAAGATGGACAattggatgtcatgcaaacaTCCCATTGTATTTTAAGCTTAATCTACAAAGTTTTCAAGTGGGCCTAGCCTCCTTCGGCTTTACCTACATGATTCTTACAATTCATGTTAAAGGACTTATAATGGATGGGTTGTGGCTGAGATGGCTTGCTCATGGTTCAAAGTACATAGACCTAAACTCAATCATCCAGGGGtgttggatcgtaagttactttccatcagctacttatgcctcaagtagcttattcTCATTTTCCATGcagcaaaaaagtaaaaaagtatgaTTAGTACTTATCCTCAAGTTTGCACGGTCTACCCTCAATATCTactatctatcatgtgggcccaacctttgACATAGACAGTTCATTATGTTGGGTCCACCTTAGCCCCGTCTTCAATATAAACCATCCATTACATGGGCCTAcattcaatatggaccatccaccttgcaaGGCTGACCTTCGATGTAGGATATCCATCATGCAGCGCCCACCTTGgattgaaccgtccatcatggagGCCGACCTTTAATGTAGACCATCTATCATGCAAGGCTCAACTTCGAAGTGGGTCATCCAAAAAGCAGGCCTGCCTTAGATGTTAGTCATTCATCGTTAAGGCTAACCTTTGCTGCGAATGGtcctcatgtgaggcccaccttgatatgggtcatctatcatgtggggcccaccatcaatgttattgtccattacGTGAGGCCCTCCTTTGATATCCACAGCCAAttatgtggagctcacctttgatgtggatcatccatcatgtggacaccacctttgatgtaggtcatcgatcatgctggcccaccttggatgtgggtgatTCATCATCAACACCTTTGATATAGACCGTCCATTATTTGATGCTTACCTTgatgtgggttatccatcatgtggggcctaccatcaaaATAGATTGTCCATTATCTAGGGCCTACCTTTTATgcagaccgtccattgtgtgggacccaccttcgatGTAGGTCGTCCATCATGCTGGGCTAACCTTGGATGTTGGTCATTCATCATcgacacctttgatgtggaccttccattatgtgaggcccaccttgatgtgggtcatccatcatgtggggcctaccttcaatgttattgtccatatgtggggccacctttagTATCCGTTGCctctcatgtggagcccacctttgatatggatcatctaTAATTtgtagttcccacctttaatgtagatCGTCCATCATGCGGGTCCTGCTTttgatatgggtcattcatcattaggggtctaCTGACGTGGACAATACATTACGgggtctcaccttgatgtgggtcatccataatgtgaagcccacctctgatgtggaccgtccatcatgtgggccccaactttgatgtggactgccatCATGtggcacttcttcttcttctttttctttttcttttttttctttttttgatatgTACCATTTATTACATGGAGAGAGATGGAAGTTTGAAGTTGAAAAGTAAAAAGTTAAAAACTTGAAGGGATGAAGTAACTTTTatcacataagttacttttacaacCGTGCTTACCAAGCTAAGGTGCCGTTTGGCATTTACGCTGAGAAgagtttatttgcttatttaaaaattaaaattaaaaattttaaaaaaaaaaaaaaaaaagtgatgagaATGTCACTTTTCTTTAGAGCTTATTTGGTTTAATCGGGTAGACATTtttttgttaatatttgaatAAGTTTGTCCTTATTTTTTAAAGTAATTACTAATTACCATCTTACCCTCCTCCCTTCTCTTTACAAGCTCTCTAAGGTGAACCCACTCAATgagcaacccatattgaaggtggggctccacatgatgaatggtccacatcaaaggtgggcctcacataaaggatgccccacatcaaagtgtggccgcacatgatggacgacctacatcaaaggtgggaaccacgaaatggatggtggacattgaaggtgggaccaaaTGATAAAAGGACATCAAAGGTGGCCAACGTGATGGCCAGTtgacatcaatggtgggcccatgtgatgaacaATATGCATTGAAGGGgtccccacataatgaatggtccacatcaaggtggcccacagaaTGGACAAAGTGTGCCAtacatgatggatgacacacATCAAAGTGTGCCCCTCATGATAGATAGTCCacattaagtggaccccacctattggACGATCCTCATCCAAGGTCCCGCATGATAGACGGCCCATATCtaaagtggcccaacatgatggatgatccacatagaaggtttGCTCTACCTGATGGAAGGTGGACATtaaaagtgagccccacatgatagacaacccACTACGAAGGGAGGGGCTCACGAGATGGACACATCAGATGTGGATTCCATGTGGTGTCTAATGAACATTGAGGGAGGCCCCACACAaaggacaattaacattgattgtgggccccacattatagattaccaacatcaaggtggtccccacataatggattgtctacatcaaaggtcagcctctAACGATGAATGGTCTACGTTCAAGAcaagccttgcatgatggacaaccacTTTAAAGGTTTGGTTCAACTGGCAGACGataaacatcaaaggtgggctccattaaATAGAGCTTCGACATCCAACCTTCGACATAATAAACAGCCtaaatgtcttaaaacatgaagGTTGCACCTATTCATTCTTTTGCCTATTGGAACATGGCCAATCTATAttgagatccaccaaaacaatCGTATGGATTACTCTTATAACAGAGTTGttgtaatatttaaaaaaataaagaaaaagttcTTATCTGAAAATTTAGCAAACATTTTTACTtcatataagtttttttttttgaaaatatgattttaccaaatgagcttatttaaaacaagagctaaAATAAAAAGAGCTTtttaaagtagctcttatttTAAAAAGAACTGTGTGTGTTACTTCGGTGAGACACTAACAAATCAGTcgtttgaaaaaaaacaaaaccccAAATCACATCTCAGGAGCAGAGCTATGGGCTTGGGCACCATTTTCAAGGTGTGACTGTCTCCTCACACTATATATTATGCACTTTGCAAAAAATTATAAGGTTTCAAGGATAATTTTTCTGATTTTAagattttaaattatatatttattactCTTTTTAGAATTTAATAAAGGAAGGATTGAACAATATGATTTAAAActttatatttattttagttaATAAATTGATATTACGTAATAAAATGTGAATTATGATTTGTGAGCATATAAGTTATATACTTGGGTGCTAGACTCGGATAGTTAAAAATAAGCTCTTAGTGTTTCTAGAGAAAAGAATCATGCTGACttttgcatcaagtgggccacactaaagaaagCAGTTTCTAGAGAAaagtccacctttgatttttacaactTCCAAtaagatgattatatgaaatccactaaaaccattagattccacacaaaATTTAGGCATGGGCCCTAAAAATCAGAACCATCGATGATTCAGGTGGATGCGTACCAAGGGAAACAACTTGGAAGGTCATGGTTGCCCGCTACAATGTTTCCAAATAAGTAGTCCACTTGGATAATAGATTAgggtgatttttgggcccttCACATAATATGAGGTAATGCAGTCGGTGCTCAGCGtagattttacacaaacatcacagtggttgACTCAAGCAGCGGACCCATTTTCTCACATGCGCACCCAACCGAGCGTTAAAAAAAATGTTATTGGAATGTAAATTCCATGTTATTATGTAGTTTTTTGTAAACTTCTCTAAAAAGATTTAACATTTGAGACCTTTGCCAATCTCACTAGGCGTGTGAAATAAAGCTAATAATGACAAAGAAGAGTGTGACACAATAAGAGAAAGATCACCTTCTTCTACAAGTGATTAAACATTGAATCCATAAGGAGATTTTTTGAGTCCattataaaataagaaagaaaattcaagtaTTTAATTGAATAATGTTTTTATAATTTATCGATTATACCATTAGTTTAAAAATTACTCCAAAGCCAAACTTTTCTAAAGCTTAagttgccaaaaataaaaatgcctAGATAAAGCTTACTACAACATTCTTAACATCATTAcaagtgatttttaaaaaagatgaaaaatcctaaaactctaaaaatcaaggaGATACGACAAAAAtacaaattactaaaaataatcaaattttctaaaattataattttgaacCGGAAGAGTGTGTTTTCTGTAAAAAGGGGGTGTGTGACCTTCCATGCAGGCCGATTGACCCCAAAACCATCGTTACATAAACATCGATAGTTGTGCAATTTGTGACAATGTCTAGATTAGAAGTTACGAATGATTTACGACCCACTATTCGAACGCCAATTTTTACTTATCTTGAATGAATTTCTTCAATCTGAATGTGCTTGGGCCCAAATATATTATGCTCTATGTAGGACTGGAAGAGATCTAACGGATTACTTTCACTTTCATTTATACTTCTTTTGGTTCAATTGTGCGAAGAATGCATTTGTGGCATGTCaaacatcctatgaacatgtgccacatgtgtcagTAGGGCACTAAGTCTAGGACTAGTACATCCATCAGAATGGCACTCTATTTTGATGCCTGGGCTTAAGAATCCGCTTGATCCACCCGTCAGATGGACCATAGCTTGCAAATATACATGTGTAAGTGTTTGTCCACCTATACACCTGTTTACAGTATTGTTTACAATATATAGTAGCCCTGGTGagaccagattttatttttgggaaacaaTGTAAGATCTCAGCAAACCGATGGATGGACTAGATCTAACAAGTATGTGCCATGCTcacgtgtgtggcatgtacacAAGCTTTATGTCGCATGTATGCGCTTATCAAAGCTCAATATTGCCTCAGCTACAGTACAAAGCAAGGGATCCCCGCATTTTTTATTATCATTTGTCTCATCCTGCGTGCATTGCCTAAGATTGGAATATATGAGAATTTTCACTGTATTCAATGgagctaaatcctatgaaagagaACTCGCTTCTCCCACCTCCCTTTCGACCATCACCATCTATAAATATACATGCATCTTCTCATCTTTTCGCAAGCTCAAGTCCACCTACCTACTCAAAAACCAGTCATAGACTTTTATACTCATTGATAGTATTGAAATCATGGTAGCTGGTACTGTGGGTCATGAAATCTTGTCTCCAGTCTCACCATCGAGACTCTGGAAGGCAATGGTGAAGGATTCCCACAACCTCATGCCCAAGCTCATGCCTACAATCATATCAAGCATTGTCGTTCTCGAAGGTGATGGTGGGGTCGGCACAATCAGACAGTCCAACTTCACTGATGGtaactaacatatatatatatatactaacaCTTAATATGCCTTTAAATAAGTTTGATAACAGCATTAtacttcaataaaaaaaaaatgtgtttgTTTTGTTAATGTGCAGCCATCAAGGACTTCAGCTACTGGAAGGACCGCATACATGAGATCGATGACAATAACCGTTTGTTCAAGTACTCAGTGATTGAAGGTGGCCTACTTGGGAAGAAAGTGAAATCAACTACGTTTACACTGGAGTTCAAAGATGGCATCAATGGTGGAAGTGTATGCAAGTTTCATGGAGAGTTTGAGACTGTAGAAGGTAACCTgccaaaagaagatgaaacaaaGGAGATGATGGGAAACATGGAGGGAATGTTCAAGGCAGTAGAAGGATATCTCCTTGAAAATCCAAATGCATACATTTAGTTTTGGTTGATTGTATGTCTTTCACCTTTCATTTTGCTTGATTGTTGAATAAGTTCCGTTTCCTTGAACTGTATTTTCATGGGAATAGGAATAATCTCTTGAGTTTGTTTAAAGTAGTAGTTAATGTCTAGCAAATAATCTTTGATCCTCTATATTGTGATTTTAGTGGTACATCCACGGAAAGTGAAAAGAGTCTTAAAAAGAGATTGTCACTTTGTTGTTTTCTTTATCAGTGATTTGAGGCCGGATCTACTAcaactcaccatgatgtgtgcatcaAATTCAATCCATCTATCATAGCCCTCATTTCTACTTGGGTCCCAAAATCTGGATCgattcaaaattcaggtgggcacACAATAGAATAATTGGGATGGGAATGCCCATTATTAAAAACCTTTCAGATTTTCTCTGGGACCCATCATGTTTTGTAtatacaccgtccattccattttgaTCGAACACGTGAAGGGGCATGGTTCGTTAGGATTTCCAGCTGTTTACGCTTTCTTAGATTCGTTTTTAATGTTTCTGATGAGTTGGAAGGCAtacgaacggttcagatcaatcttGATCTGAAATGATTCGGCGATTATTGGCGAGAAGGAAACGATTCACAGCTTCCGGTTTCGGTTGTTGGGATGATCTGCGTGACTGgagatggatggataggatctaAGCATCCAACGGTTGAGGATCAGGGTGAAATTCTCTCGCAGATCGACTCGAAACGGAGCGAACTACTTCCGTTTTCGGAATCTTCTTTCACGAGCAAACAGTGGTTTGCGATCAAACTCGTGCGCACGAATGTGCGTTAAAACGTGTGATATTGACGATATTGTGGTCGTATCTCTGTTACGATCatgatgaacagttcagatcatctGTAAAatgatcaatggtgggccataacCCGACGAACATACGGACAGTCGTCCGTTTCAAACTCCCGGGCGCGGGAATGGCGGGAGTTTTATTGCGTTTGACCCAGCACTCGCTGACCAGGTTGAACTttaagttattttatttatttttctttttttgtggggTACACTAGGGACCAAATGAACAATCTGGTCCGACCACTGCATGACCCAGACGTGTACGGTACCAGGGGATTTTTCTGGTGTTGATCGTACTtctaggtgggccgcacatcacATATCTTTATTCATTTATTGTAGATTTAATGTTTTTAACGGTCAGATTCCCTCCAAATTGATCTAGATAGTTCCCTCCAATGTCTAGGTGTTTCTAGGCTAGTTTACGTAGTTTTGGGGGGTAAGTTTGGATATCTGACGGTCCAATCAGTGTAATCAAGCCCTGAATCATCCTACTGTGAGTTGCGGTtttgatggacggtggatttTGTTATCTGGGTACCGAGACTAGTAATGTACAGTTGGATTATCGTAATGGGACGTTATTCAAGGTTTATTGTGTTTGAAGCTCCAATTTTTAGTACGTGCAAGTTATAAGAGTTTTACATGCTTATAatctaattaaaaaattatttccaaATTTTTTTTAGAGGATTTTTGGAACCCTAGTTTTATAAAAATCCGAAGGGTTACGTTGGATGAATCTGGCTGGTCGAGAGTTAGTGTGGAATGCTCTAATTATAAAATTTATTCTCatcattttttgtattattttcctTTTAAGAGATCACCCACACTAATTTGAATGCTATTTTTTGTCATTAAATTAGATGAGAGAGGGTTttatataggggtgtacatcgagttgagctgacctcagctcgaactcagctcgctcggtcctcaagcttgactacCCAGCTCGGCTCAATTCGGTTAGCAACTTgggccgagttcgagtcgagttcaccattaaagcatttccacaaacacatgaactacaacttcaaaatcccactgttttacagaCAAAGGCAATGATTttataggtgttttatcaaatgctttctaagcaacataaaaatcaagaaaaacaagagaaaaagggtatttgtttcatgtacataccttccttgccaccagccacatttcgttgagtcattttatcaacatcaatggcaaagtaatcgagtcaccgaactggattcgatccgagttgagtcgagctagggcctgctcgaactcggctcgaactcattttcgagctcaaaaaatcaactcaactcggcttgaactcagcatcgaaccgagtcgaatcgagctttttcgagtcgagtcgagtgagttagcCGAGCTCgactagctcggttcgtgtacacccctagttttaTATCTCTCGATTAGGAAATGCatcaaatataattttaataatatTCATACACAATCATTATAAAGTCTAAAAAGTTCAAATTAAATTAGCATCACATTAATCAATTGACATAAGGGCAATTAATCATTACTTGTCTAACTCAAAAAATTTACTTTCCAAATGAGATGTAGCAAAAATAATTAAAGTTGACGCTTGCAATAAGTATGCCACATAACAAATTTCAACAGCTTTGCAATATGCTAATGTAATTCCGTTATAAACGCATGTCCTGCAGAGACATTCATATGTcacgaaaaatgaaaatattgcaTCTGCCAAATATCACCATGCAGTATAAACTTTTTTGTAGGACGATGAAGAGGTCGACACcttatttcatcattttctcatcAGGATCGTGTTGGTCGTCACTCTGATACAACTGATGGATGCATACATAGTGTGTCAAGTTATGttctagattattattattattattattgatgatGGATTGATTGAATGACACAATTACATGACCAAGTTTGAGAGCTGAAATATGGAACTTAGCCTCCTGCTCAAATCAAACCACATATGAAAAAACAAGTCAATTCACCTCCCCGATCTCAGGACACTCCATATTAATCTATTTGGCCAAACCATGATGtcctcctaattattttaagcacttcTCATGTtgtgcgcaactcctaaagcccaaaacCGAAATTGGACCGTCAATCAGATGGTATTCGCAAATTTGATGCGGACAACCCAGTGTAGCAAGGTTCgtcctgccccaaaatcatatatggtagatAGCTCATTTTGACCtacgtccgttttaagttttGATAGTTCGGATTACTTCTGTTGTCAACCgggacccgctctacatcaagagGCCACCGCTTCTACCCTCTCCTCCCATTCCGCCATGTGTTGGGGTTGGTGGGCCCTACTAGGGGTTGCCGCTAGTCCAAAACCAACAATTTTAAGCCACCATATATACACATTGGTCCACCTTATGAGCAACCATGACCTATGACATTGTCATTGAAAAGGTGGACCTGCCTATCGGACCAATcgattcatcaagtgggcccacatgtatactGAGTAAATGCACCtgatgtccattgttttctatgaggtggcccacttgaagaaGAATGCACCTGATTTCTGCGTCCAACCATCTTTTAGGT is a genomic window containing:
- the LOC131255139 gene encoding pathogenesis-related protein STH-2-like; the protein is MVAGTVGHEILSPISPSRLWKAMVKDSHNLMPKLMPEIISSIVVLEGDGGVGTIRQSNFTDAIKDFSYWKDRIDEIDDSNRLFKYSVIEGGLLGKKVKSTTFTLEFKDGINGGSVCKFHGEFETVEGNLPKEDETKEMMGNMEGMFKAVEGYLIENPNAYI
- the LOC131256465 gene encoding pathogenesis-related protein STH-2-like; the encoded protein is MVAGTVGHEILSPVSPSRLWKAMVKDSHNLMPKLMPTIISSIVVLEGDGGVGTIRQSNFTDAIKDFSYWKDRIHEIDDNNRLFKYSVIEGGLLGKKVKSTTFTLEFKDGINGGSVCKFHGEFETVEGNLPKEDETKEMMGNMEGMFKAVEGYLLENPNAYI